The following proteins are encoded in a genomic region of Populus trichocarpa isolate Nisqually-1 chromosome 13, P.trichocarpa_v4.1, whole genome shotgun sequence:
- the LOC7487670 gene encoding transcription factor UNE12 isoform X3, whose amino-acid sequence MAGNPPPEGLGDDFLEQILAAQPPGYGGGGEVMGSTSLPMMGLQLGSCAGNVGLLRSNANNNMGMMPLGLNLEHHGFLRQQQDDSGSSLDTNNSNNINNTPPSIKSARILGRDSVHMTSLFPTFGHLQIHSSIRPTPPPPGPPQIHQINSHPNPGAVSAVPQPPGIRPRVRARRGQATDPHSIAERLRRVRITERVKALQELVPTCNKTDRAAMLDEIVDYVKFLRLQIKVLSMSRLGAAGAVAQLVADVPLSSVQGEGNEGGANQQSWENWSNDDTEQEVAKLMEEDVGAAMQFLQSKALCIMPISLASAIFRARPPNASTLINTESNTPS is encoded by the exons ATGGCAGGAAATCCTCCACCTGAAGGGTTGGGAGATGATTTCCTCGAGCAGATCTTGGCAGCGCAGCCACCTGGTTACGGTGGTGGTGGGGAGGTTATGGGGTCCACTAGCCTGCCCATGATGGGGCTGCAGTTAGGGTCTTGTGCTGGTAATGTTGGATTACTGAGGAGTAATGCTAATAATAACATGGGAATGATGCCTTTAGGGCTGAACTTGGAGCATCATGGGTTTTTAAGGCAACAGCAAGATGATAGTGGTAGTTCCTTAGATACCAACAACAGCAATAATATCAATAACACTCCTCCTTCTATAAAATCTGCTCGAATCTTG GGGAGAGATTCGGTGCACATGACAAGCTTGTTTCCAACATTTGGACATCTGCAGATTCATTCATCAATCCGGCCTACACCACCTCCTCCTGGACCACCTCAAATTCACCAG ATTAATAGCCATCCAAACCCAGGAGCAGTTTCAGCTGTACCACAACCGCCTGGCATACGGCCAAGGGTGCGAGCAAGACGGGGCCAAGCCACGGATCCACACAGTATTGCTGAGAGG CTGCGAAGAGTAAGAATCACGGAGAGGGTGAAGGCGTTGCAAGAATTGGTTCCCACTTGCAACAAG ACAGATAGGGCAGCCATGCTTGATGAAATTGTGGACTATGTGAAGTTTCTAAGACTCCAAATCAAG GTTCTGAGCATGAGCAGACTAGGTGCAGCAGGCGCTGTGGCTCAGCTTGTAGCCGATGTACCATTGTCATCAGTTCAG GGAGAGGGCAATGAAGGAGGAGCCAATCAGCAATCTTGGGAAAATTGGTCAAATGATGACACTGAACAAGAAGTAGCTAAGTTAATGGAAGAAGACGTTGGAGCTGCCATGCAATTCCTTCAGTCGAAGGCACTCTGCATCATGCCCATATCACTTGCTTCAGCAATCTTCCGAGCACGCCCACCTAACGCATCAACACTCATCAACACCGAATCGAACACCCCTTCATAA
- the LOC7487670 gene encoding transcription factor UNE12 isoform X1, with protein MAGNPPPEGLGDDFLEQILAAQPPGYGGGGEVMGSTSLPMMGLQLGSCAGNVGLLRSNANNNMGMMPLGLNLEHHGFLRQQQDDSGSSLDTNNSNNINNTPPSIKSARILGRDSVHMTSLFPTFGHLQIHSSIRPTPPPPGPPQIHQINSHPNPGAVSAVPQPPGIRPRVRARRGQATDPHSIAERLRRVRITERVKALQELVPTCNKTDRAAMLDEIVDYVKFLRLQIKVLSMSRLGAAGAVAQLVADVPLSSVQVVELEEMLINTSFLKLFFLSYLLSYGFDEIKGEGNEGGANQQSWENWSNDDTEQEVAKLMEEDVGAAMQFLQSKALCIMPISLASAIFRARPPNASTLINTESNTPS; from the exons ATGGCAGGAAATCCTCCACCTGAAGGGTTGGGAGATGATTTCCTCGAGCAGATCTTGGCAGCGCAGCCACCTGGTTACGGTGGTGGTGGGGAGGTTATGGGGTCCACTAGCCTGCCCATGATGGGGCTGCAGTTAGGGTCTTGTGCTGGTAATGTTGGATTACTGAGGAGTAATGCTAATAATAACATGGGAATGATGCCTTTAGGGCTGAACTTGGAGCATCATGGGTTTTTAAGGCAACAGCAAGATGATAGTGGTAGTTCCTTAGATACCAACAACAGCAATAATATCAATAACACTCCTCCTTCTATAAAATCTGCTCGAATCTTG GGGAGAGATTCGGTGCACATGACAAGCTTGTTTCCAACATTTGGACATCTGCAGATTCATTCATCAATCCGGCCTACACCACCTCCTCCTGGACCACCTCAAATTCACCAG ATTAATAGCCATCCAAACCCAGGAGCAGTTTCAGCTGTACCACAACCGCCTGGCATACGGCCAAGGGTGCGAGCAAGACGGGGCCAAGCCACGGATCCACACAGTATTGCTGAGAGG CTGCGAAGAGTAAGAATCACGGAGAGGGTGAAGGCGTTGCAAGAATTGGTTCCCACTTGCAACAAG ACAGATAGGGCAGCCATGCTTGATGAAATTGTGGACTATGTGAAGTTTCTAAGACTCCAAATCAAG GTTCTGAGCATGAGCAGACTAGGTGCAGCAGGCGCTGTGGCTCAGCTTGTAGCCGATGTACCATTGTCATCAGTTCAGGTAGTAGAGTTAGAAGAAATGTTAATTAACACTtcttttcttaaacttttttttttatcatatctaTTAAGTTATGGTTTTGATGAGATTAAGGGAGAGGGCAATGAAGGAGGAGCCAATCAGCAATCTTGGGAAAATTGGTCAAATGATGACACTGAACAAGAAGTAGCTAAGTTAATGGAAGAAGACGTTGGAGCTGCCATGCAATTCCTTCAGTCGAAGGCACTCTGCATCATGCCCATATCACTTGCTTCAGCAATCTTCCGAGCACGCCCACCTAACGCATCAACACTCATCAACACCGAATCGAACACCCCTTCATAA
- the LOC7487670 gene encoding transcription factor UNE12 isoform X2 — MAGNPPPEGLGDDFLEQILAAQPPGYGGGGEVMGSTSLPMMGLQLGSCAGNVGLLRSNANNNMGMMPLGLNLEHHGFLRQQQDDSGSSLDTNNSNNINNTPPSIKSARILGRDSVHMTSLFPTFGHLQIHSSIRPTPPPPGPPQIHQINSHPNPGAVSAVPQPPGIRPRVRARRGQATDPHSIAERLRRVRITERVKALQELVPTCNKTDRAAMLDEIVDYVKFLRLQIKVLSMSRLGAAGAVAQLVADVPLSSVQIKGEGNEGGANQQSWENWSNDDTEQEVAKLMEEDVGAAMQFLQSKALCIMPISLASAIFRARPPNASTLINTESNTPS; from the exons ATGGCAGGAAATCCTCCACCTGAAGGGTTGGGAGATGATTTCCTCGAGCAGATCTTGGCAGCGCAGCCACCTGGTTACGGTGGTGGTGGGGAGGTTATGGGGTCCACTAGCCTGCCCATGATGGGGCTGCAGTTAGGGTCTTGTGCTGGTAATGTTGGATTACTGAGGAGTAATGCTAATAATAACATGGGAATGATGCCTTTAGGGCTGAACTTGGAGCATCATGGGTTTTTAAGGCAACAGCAAGATGATAGTGGTAGTTCCTTAGATACCAACAACAGCAATAATATCAATAACACTCCTCCTTCTATAAAATCTGCTCGAATCTTG GGGAGAGATTCGGTGCACATGACAAGCTTGTTTCCAACATTTGGACATCTGCAGATTCATTCATCAATCCGGCCTACACCACCTCCTCCTGGACCACCTCAAATTCACCAG ATTAATAGCCATCCAAACCCAGGAGCAGTTTCAGCTGTACCACAACCGCCTGGCATACGGCCAAGGGTGCGAGCAAGACGGGGCCAAGCCACGGATCCACACAGTATTGCTGAGAGG CTGCGAAGAGTAAGAATCACGGAGAGGGTGAAGGCGTTGCAAGAATTGGTTCCCACTTGCAACAAG ACAGATAGGGCAGCCATGCTTGATGAAATTGTGGACTATGTGAAGTTTCTAAGACTCCAAATCAAG GTTCTGAGCATGAGCAGACTAGGTGCAGCAGGCGCTGTGGCTCAGCTTGTAGCCGATGTACCATTGTCATCAGTTCAG ATTAAGGGAGAGGGCAATGAAGGAGGAGCCAATCAGCAATCTTGGGAAAATTGGTCAAATGATGACACTGAACAAGAAGTAGCTAAGTTAATGGAAGAAGACGTTGGAGCTGCCATGCAATTCCTTCAGTCGAAGGCACTCTGCATCATGCCCATATCACTTGCTTCAGCAATCTTCCGAGCACGCCCACCTAACGCATCAACACTCATCAACACCGAATCGAACACCCCTTCATAA